Proteins found in one Triticum aestivum cultivar Chinese Spring chromosome 4D, IWGSC CS RefSeq v2.1, whole genome shotgun sequence genomic segment:
- the LOC123098216 gene encoding 50S ribosomal protein L15, chloroplastic gives MASITLLSLAPAATFLHLPASTASSSPHFAAIPRSLAGRRALLLRARAPRRVTVVCSAAAAAEASEAEPAEKFRLDNLSPQKGARRKPKRKGRGISAGQGASCGFGMRGQKSRSGPGVRRGFEGGQMPLYRRLPKLRGIAGGMHIGLPKYVPFNLRDIVQGGFKDGDEISLESLKSRGLINPSGRERKLPLKILGDGDLSVKLNIKAGAFSSAAKEKLKAAGCTLTVLPKRKKWLPAAYVKNQARAEEYFSKKKGGAVESDEATT, from the exons ATGGCGTCCAtcaccctcctctccctcgctccagCCGCGACCTTCCTCCACCTCccggcctccaccgcctcctcctccccccacttcgccgccattccccgctccctcgccggccgccgggCCCTCCTCCTCCGCGCGCGCGCGCCCCGCCGCGTCACCGTCGTGTGcagcgccgcggcggcggccgaggcCTCGGAGGCGGAGCCCGCGGAGAAGTTCCGGCTCGACAACCTGAGCCCGCAGAAGGGGGCGCGGCGGAAGCCGAAGCGGAAGGGGCGCGGTATCTCGGCGGGGCAGGGCGCCAGCTGCGGGTTCGGCATGCGCGGGCAGAAGTCGCGCTCCGGGCCCGGCGTCCGCCGAGGGTTCGAGGGCGGGCAAATGCCGCTCTACCGCCGTCTTCCTAAGCTCCGCGGAATCGCCGGCG GAATGCATATCGGGTTGCCAAAGTACGTGCCGTTCAATTTGAGGGACATAGTGCAGGGTGGGTTCAAGGATGGCGATGAGATTTCCTTGGAGTCCTTGAAATCTAGGGGCTTGATCAATCCATCCGGCAGGGAAAGAAAGCTTCCACTCAAG ATTTTGGGAGATGGTGATCTATCAGTCAAGTTGAACATCAAGGCTGGGGCATTCTCCTCCGCGGCCAAGGAGAAACTTAAGGCAGCTGGCTGTACTTTGACAGTGTTACCCAAGCGGAAGAAATGGCTACCAGCAGCTTATGTGAAGAACCAAGCTCGTGCTGAAGAGTACTTTAGCAAGAAAAAAGGCGGCGCTGTTGAATCTGATGAAGCCACCACATAG
- the LOC123098217 gene encoding DNA-dependent metalloprotease SPRTN encodes MVGSDPEPDIAELFCHYNALYFQDSLGACAVSWAEEPLPYGDTSGCEYYPGGGGCIVLLSKSLYEFHTYSDLKNALLHEMIHAYVCIKDNNTDHSNHGANFQKLMNTINSSSVPDRHRPLGGYNIIKLHDIRKKCYQYECDGCGDFVRSTKIRGPSHDDCIERMGANSSCPNSACQWHRHKKRCSGSYYRVGKSAPGCAELGGSVASAEETLDEHKAAKSASGSWHAKHTSNKSGTSNKHELEDAPAEFRHPTDDAIDKSGLGSSSGDRCNKKIKLSKDVRFGNLTGATVQQAPKRPRTVTAKRNQECSRQKKRKTSKWDGSYSIIVEQLNYYCFDDSDEDEVPLINKRTEMRKRQRLLKNSQATELNDGRKDVCFDSCSQGSGDKNISESAPASQVEEWSLPDHLVHNRVAAPGQTDHETVDSAIGEIVDISDG; translated from the exons ATGGTGGGCTCGGATCCGGAGCCTGACATCGCCGAGCTCTTCTGCCACTACAACGCCCTCTACTTCCAGGACTCCCTCGGCGCGTGCGCCGTCTCCTGGGCGGAGGAGCCACTCCCCTACGG TGATACAAGTGGCTGTGAATATTATCCTGGCGGCGGTGGCTGTATTGTACTTCTTTCGAAGTCCTTATATGAGTTTCACACATACTCCGATCTGAAGAATGCTTTGCTCCATGAGATGATTCATGCCTATGTGTGCATCAAAGATAATAACACTGACCATAG TAACCATGGTGCAAACTTTCAGAAGTTAATGAATACAATCAATTCCAGCTCTGTACCAGATCGTCAT CGTCCTCTTGGTGGCTACAACATAATTAAGCTTCATGATATCAGAAAGAAATGTTATCAATATGAA TGTGATGGCTGTGGAGATTTTGTTAGATCAACCAAGATCAGAGGACCTTCACATGATGACTGCATTGAGAGAATGGGTGCTAATTCCTCCTGCCCAAATTCAGCTTGTCAATGGCATAG GCACAAGAAGCGATGCTCCGGTAGCTATTATAGAGTTGGAAAATCAGCACCAGGCTGTGCAGAACTAGGGGGTTCAGTAG CTTCAGCTGAAGAAACACTTGATGAACACAAGGCTGCCAAATCAGCCAGTGGAAGTTGGCATGCCAAACATACATCAAATAAGTCGGGGACAAGCAATAAGCATGAACTGGAAGATGCACCAGCTGAGTTCCGTCATCCTACTGATGATGCAATCGACAAATCAGGACTGGGCTCCTCTTCAGGGGACAGGTGTAATAAGAAAATTAAATTATCCAAGGACGTTCGCTTTGGCAACCTGACCGGCGCAACTGTTCAGCAAGCACCAAAGCGACCAAGAACAGTTACAGCAAAAAGGAACCAAGAGTGCAGCagacaaaagaaaaggaaaaccagcAAGTGGGATGGATCCTATTCAATAATAGTCGAACAGTTGAATTATTACTGTTTCGATGATTCAGATGAAGATGAGGTGCCCTTGATCAATAAAAGAACCGAAATGAGAAAACGACAAAGGTTACTGAAAAATTCTCAGGCAACAGAATTAAACGATGGTAGAAAGGATGTGTGTTTTGATTCTTGTTCTCAAGGCTCAGGGGACAAGAACATATCTGAAAGTGCGCCTGCTTCTCAAGTCGAAGAATGGTCGTTGCCAGATCATCTTGTGCATAATCGTGTAGCTGCTCCAGGTCAAACAGACCATGAAACTGTGGACTCCGCAATTGGTGAAATTGTGGACATTTCAGATGGGTGA